The Arachis duranensis cultivar V14167 chromosome 2, aradu.V14167.gnm2.J7QH, whole genome shotgun sequence genome has a window encoding:
- the LOC107473133 gene encoding uncharacterized protein LOC107473133 produces MASLSSSQGSRSNTKSRGRRRTCFCGERPVLRTSSTAENPGRRFWGCINYQIGDGCDYFAWAEPEGQDPQIQRLKNKSSSLKQELQKAERKFALALAVGILGWTMAGLLLYDRLN; encoded by the exons ATGGCTAGTCTGTCGTCTTCCCAAGGTTCGCGTAGCAACACCAAGAGTCGTGGGAGAAGGAGGACGTGCTTCTGTGGAGAGAGACCAGTATTGCGGACATCATCTACAGCGGAGAACCCAGGAAGAAGATTCTGGGGCTGCATCAACTACCAG ATAGGAGATGGATGCGATTATTTTGCTTGGGCAGAGCCTGAAGGACAAGATCCACAAATTCAAAGATTGAAGAACAAATCGAGCTCGTTGAAACAAGAACTGCAGAAAGCTGAAAGGAAATTTGCATTGGCACTTGCTGTTGGAATTCTTGGATGGACAATGGCCGGGCTACTGCTATATGATCGACTTAATTGA
- the LOC107473125 gene encoding uncharacterized protein LOC107473125 yields the protein MFFSSRSLLTVTESHALTWPEFSPQEEVLAAKRVNMRAKLVVFPIRGRNWCFSRAIDHSLKKNSATSSSHSPPTFKELWKGVNVADKPFNAKAELLADYCGNKMNKAWIGLEKAPDGSIKKKIHGWGSWLLSQVKPSEIFLKSISNEVTSVEVIYPSSLNAQLVRRRLRHIAMRGTIIHRKYLYATVSLIPFSSALMVLPLPNIAFFWVSFRAYSHWRALQGSEKLFQLASDSSKMSNTSTHKKETEHNDSTNKTHNSSDEPHLKLRPLEELDNLVELEDGKDGLSQKAITKICKIYGLNTKDVLKYEKSTF from the exons ATGTTCTTTTCTTCCCGTTCTTTGCTAACGGTCACAGAATCCCATGCGTTGACTTGGCCAGAGTTTTCGCCGCAAGAGGA GGTTCTTGCCGCCAAAAGAGTCAACATGAGAGCCAAATTGGTTGTGTTCCCAATACGAGGGAGAAATTGGTGCTTCAGCAGAGCCATTGATCATTCTCTTAAGAAGAATTCAGCTACTTCTTCCTCTCATTCTCCTCCAACGTTCAAAGAACTGTGGAAGGGCGTTAATGTTGCTGATAAACCCTTTAATGCCAAAGCTGAGCTTCTTGCTGATTACTGTGGCAACAAG ATGAATAAAGCTTGGATTGGTTTGGAAAAAGCACCGGATGGGTCTATCAAGAAGAAGATTCATGG GTGGGGGTCATGGCTTTTGTCACAGGTTAAGCCCTCCGAGATTTTCTTGAAATCTATATCGAATGAAGTCACTAGCGTCGAAGTCATTTACCCTTCAAG TCTGAATGCACAACTTGTTCGCCGAAGATTAAGACATATTGCTATGAG GGGAACAATTATCCACCGGAAATACTTGTATGCTACAGTTTCATTGATTCCATTTTCCTCTGCACTGATG GTTTTACCTTTGCCTAATATCGCATTCTTCTGGGTTTCATTTCGGGCTTATTCTCATTGGAGAGCCCTTCAG GGAAGTGAGAAGCTATTCCAACTCGCCTCGGATAGCAGCAAGATGTCTAACACATCAACTCATAAGAAGGAAACTGAGCATAATGACTCAACCAATAAAACCCATAATAGTTCAGATGAACCACACTTG AAACTGCGGCCATTGGAAGAACTTGATAATCTTGTTGAACTTGAAGACGGAAAAGATGGCCTGAGTCAAAAAGCCATCACAAAAATTTGCAAGATATATGGATTGAACACCAAAGATGTTCTAAAATACGAAAAGTCTACTTTTTGA